The Acetoanaerobium noterae genome window below encodes:
- the rpmA gene encoding 50S ribosomal protein L27 — protein sequence MFKMDLQLFASKKGVGSSKNGRDSVSKRLGVKRYDGQEVSAGSILVRQRGTKVHPGNNVGKGGDDTLFALVDGVVKFERKDKKRKQVSIYPAVAE from the coding sequence ATGTTTAAAATGGATCTCCAGTTATTTGCAAGTAAAAAAGGGGTAGGTTCTTCTAAAAACGGTCGTGATTCTGTATCTAAAAGACTTGGTGTTAAAAGATATGACGGTCAAGAAGTATCTGCTGGTTCTATACTTGTAAGACAAAGAGGAACTAAAGTACATCCTGGAAACAATGTTGGAAAGGGTGGAGATGATACACTTTTCGCTCTAGTTGACGGAGTTGTAAAGTTTGAAAGAAAAGATAAGAAGAGAAAGCAAGTCAGCATATATCCTGCTGTAGCAGAATAA
- the obgE gene encoding GTPase ObgE, producing the protein MFVDKAKLYIKAGNGGNGAVAFRREIYVPAGGPAGGDGGKGGNVIIIADSNLRTLMDYRYKSKYVAEPGEDGKGSNMFGKHGEDLYLRVPVGTIIKDEETGLIMADLKNDGDEFVAAKGGYGGKGNTHFKTSVRQAPGFAKAGKDGEEKNIILELRLIADVGLIGFPNVGKSTFLSIISKAKPKIANYHFTTLTPNLGVTKLKNGDSFVVADIPGIIEGANEGIGLGHDFLRHIERTKVLVHIVDISGIEGRDPLDDFEKINTELKKYNEKLSSRPQIVVANKMDILDDIDIYNNFKSELENRGYKVYSMSAATLSGVDEILNTISQMLKDAEEVDLFDEEDIYDETKVISQNIDEIKVYKENDIFIVEGNRLEKLLYSVDFEDMESIRYFQSIMEKTGVFDKLRSIGVQDGDTVRIYDLEFEYYE; encoded by the coding sequence ATGTTTGTAGATAAAGCAAAGTTATATATAAAAGCTGGAAATGGTGGAAACGGCGCTGTTGCTTTTAGAAGAGAAATCTATGTACCAGCAGGTGGACCAGCAGGTGGAGATGGCGGTAAAGGTGGAAATGTAATAATTATTGCAGATTCAAATTTACGTACTCTAATGGATTACAGATATAAAAGTAAATATGTCGCTGAACCAGGAGAAGACGGAAAAGGCTCTAATATGTTTGGAAAACATGGAGAAGATTTATATCTAAGAGTTCCAGTTGGAACAATTATTAAAGATGAAGAAACTGGTCTTATTATGGCGGATTTGAAAAATGATGGAGATGAGTTTGTTGCGGCAAAAGGTGGATATGGCGGAAAAGGCAACACTCACTTTAAAACGTCAGTAAGACAGGCTCCAGGATTTGCAAAAGCAGGCAAGGATGGAGAGGAAAAGAACATTATATTAGAGCTTAGACTTATAGCTGATGTAGGGTTAATTGGTTTTCCTAATGTTGGTAAATCAACATTCCTTTCAATAATATCTAAAGCTAAACCTAAAATAGCCAACTATCATTTTACAACTCTTACACCAAATTTAGGAGTGACAAAATTAAAAAATGGCGATAGTTTTGTGGTTGCAGATATACCTGGAATCATAGAAGGTGCAAACGAAGGGATAGGCTTAGGACATGACTTTTTAAGACATATTGAAAGAACTAAAGTTCTAGTTCATATTGTTGATATATCAGGAATTGAAGGAAGAGATCCTTTAGATGATTTTGAAAAAATCAATACAGAATTAAAAAAATATAATGAAAAATTATCATCTAGACCTCAAATAGTTGTCGCTAATAAGATGGATATTTTAGATGATATTGACATATATAATAATTTTAAGTCAGAATTAGAAAATAGAGGTTACAAGGTTTACAGCATGTCTGCTGCTACTCTAAGCGGAGTAGATGAAATTTTAAATACTATTTCTCAGATGCTAAAAGATGCAGAGGAAGTAGACTTATTTGATGAAGAAGATATTTACGATGAAACAAAGGTTATCTCTCAGAATATTGATGAAATTAAAGTCTATAAAGAAAATGACATTTTTATAGTAGAAGGTAATAGACTTGAAAAACTATTATATTCAGTAGATTTTGAAGACATGGAGTCTATAAGATATTTCCAAAGTATCATGGAAAAAACTGGAGTATTTGATAAGCTTCGTTCTATCGGAGTTCAGGATGGAGATACGGTAAGAATTTATGATTTAGAGTTTGAATATTATGAGTAG
- the yhbY gene encoding ribosome assembly RNA-binding protein YhbY, whose protein sequence is MLKGKQRAYLKSLANNLEVMSHIGKEGITDSVKASIEEALEKREILKIRILENSGLDTKDTANTLAQEINAEFVQAIGFTFTLYKKSKNNPKIKLPK, encoded by the coding sequence ATGCTAAAAGGAAAACAAAGAGCGTATTTAAAATCTTTGGCAAATAACTTAGAAGTAATGTCTCATATTGGAAAAGAAGGCATTACAGATTCTGTCAAGGCTTCTATAGAGGAAGCGCTTGAAAAAAGAGAAATACTAAAAATAAGAATATTAGAAAATTCTGGACTGGATACAAAAGATACAGCCAATACATTAGCACAAGAAATTAATGCTGAGTTTGTACAAGCTATAGGTTTTACATTTACACTCTATAAGAAGTCAAAAAACAATCCTAAAATCAAGTTGCCTAAATAA
- the nadD gene encoding nicotinate-nucleotide adenylyltransferase, which yields MKNKKIGIMGGTFDPIHNGHLFIAEQVRIKYNLDKVLFIPSGQPPHKDGLNVSEAIHRYNMVNLAIASNDYFFSSLIEIDRKGNTYTIDTLKQLKTVYLDSEIYFIVGYDTIETIHTWKDYELLPEYTRFVVVSRTTQSAGNLINLTEDFLDKVDFFETPVIDISSTEIRQNIYNNKSITYMVDNQVERYIYKHNLYRAR from the coding sequence ATGAAAAATAAAAAAATAGGTATTATGGGTGGAACCTTTGATCCTATTCATAATGGACATTTATTTATAGCTGAACAAGTTAGAATTAAGTACAATTTGGATAAAGTATTATTCATCCCTTCTGGACAACCACCACACAAAGATGGGCTAAATGTCTCAGAAGCAATTCATAGATATAATATGGTTAATCTAGCTATAGCGAGCAATGATTATTTTTTTTCATCATTAATAGAAATAGATAGAAAAGGCAATACTTATACCATAGATACATTAAAACAACTTAAAACTGTTTACTTAGATAGCGAGATATATTTTATAGTAGGTTATGATACTATTGAAACCATCCATACGTGGAAAGATTATGAACTGCTCCCTGAATATACAAGATTTGTAGTTGTATCAAGAACTACACAAAGTGCTGGAAATTTAATCAATTTGACTGAAGATTTTCTCGATAAAGTAGATTTTTTTGAAACTCCTGTTATTGATATCTCATCTACTGAAATAAGACAAAATATATACAATAATAAAAGTATAACTTACATGGTGGACAATCAAGTAGAGAGATATATTTATAAGCATAATCTTTATAGAGCTAGGTGA
- the yqeK gene encoding bis(5'-nucleosyl)-tetraphosphatase (symmetrical) YqeK, translating to MEDIMIELKKNVSEKRYIHILGVIDSADELAEKFSVSKERARLAAIFHDYAKGMSKKNMLEFSKANKLDFDDIEYGNKELMHGKIARHIAQNNYNVNDNDVLNAIEFHTTGRKKMSELEKLICLADYIEKNRDYPGVDKIRNLVDIDYNLALYTAFNGTIIHLIEENKIVHTRTVEARNYLLSILNEKGVCV from the coding sequence ATGGAAGATATAATGATAGAGCTAAAAAAGAATGTAAGCGAAAAAAGGTACATACATATATTAGGAGTAATCGATTCTGCAGATGAGTTAGCTGAAAAATTTTCAGTTTCAAAAGAAAGAGCAAGGCTAGCAGCAATATTTCACGATTATGCTAAAGGGATGAGCAAGAAGAATATGCTTGAATTTTCTAAAGCTAATAAATTAGACTTTGATGATATTGAGTATGGCAATAAAGAGCTAATGCATGGTAAAATTGCAAGACATATAGCTCAAAACAATTACAATGTTAATGATAATGATGTGTTAAATGCAATTGAGTTCCATACTACAGGAAGAAAAAAAATGAGCGAGCTTGAAAAATTAATTTGTTTGGCAGACTATATCGAAAAAAATAGAGACTATCCTGGTGTAGATAAAATAAGAAACTTAGTAGATATAGATTATAATTTAGCTTTATATACTGCCTTTAATGGAACAATTATACATCTAATTGAAGAAAATAAAATTGTTCATACTAGGACAGTTGAAGCAAGAAATTATCTTTTAAGTATTCTAAATGAGAAAGGAGTCTGTGTGTGA
- a CDS encoding LCP family protein, with the protein MKHFLKIFISFFMIFTLVFGAGFYFYFEKDEVDKTIEAAVKTEELDTKVKKERVNILMLGIDALNGKYEANTSRTDTMMLLSIDPKTSTAFILSIPRDSRVKIRGRQGMDKINHAHAYGGVDLALKTTKDLLQIPIHHYVRVDYQALFKTIDDIGGVEIDVPMNMKYSDPYATPPLKIDLKKGRQILDGQKSMEYLRFRKGYANQDLGRINAQQEFIQAVLEKVMSPASIIRVPQYIETLFMYVDTDMSKKDMLDLAKEGLKIKPAEIQKSVVPGDAATINGISYYKIDEETLKSDLEFLMSGNYPEILDENSTEENNSDSSTNSNQAPETPVVNEKDAQIIILNGSGKNGVATRASDLLKIEDFTITKTGNADKFSYDETIIYYKDNKKLANSVKNILGKGKIVQQAEKYQNIEPDVLIVIGKDF; encoded by the coding sequence GTGAAACATTTTCTAAAGATTTTTATAAGCTTTTTTATGATATTTACCTTAGTATTTGGAGCTGGATTTTACTTCTATTTCGAAAAAGATGAAGTTGATAAAACTATAGAAGCTGCAGTTAAAACTGAAGAATTGGATACAAAAGTAAAAAAGGAAAGAGTAAATATTCTTATGCTGGGAATTGATGCTCTTAACGGTAAGTATGAAGCGAATACTTCAAGAACAGATACTATGATGCTACTAAGTATTGACCCGAAGACTAGCACAGCGTTTATTTTATCGATTCCGCGAGACAGCAGGGTTAAGATTAGAGGAAGACAGGGTATGGATAAAATAAATCACGCTCATGCTTATGGAGGCGTGGATTTAGCTTTAAAAACAACAAAGGATTTGCTTCAGATTCCGATTCATCACTATGTTAGAGTGGACTACCAAGCCTTATTTAAAACGATAGATGATATAGGGGGAGTTGAGATTGATGTTCCTATGAATATGAAATATTCTGACCCTTATGCCACACCACCACTTAAAATAGATTTAAAAAAGGGAAGACAAATATTAGATGGACAAAAATCTATGGAGTATTTACGTTTTAGAAAAGGATATGCGAACCAAGATTTAGGAAGAATTAATGCTCAGCAAGAGTTCATACAAGCCGTACTAGAAAAAGTTATGTCACCTGCATCGATAATTAGAGTCCCTCAGTACATAGAAACTTTGTTTATGTATGTAGATACTGATATGAGTAAAAAAGATATGCTTGATTTAGCGAAAGAAGGTTTGAAAATAAAACCTGCTGAGATTCAAAAATCTGTTGTGCCAGGTGATGCGGCTACAATTAATGGAATTTCTTACTATAAAATAGATGAAGAAACTTTAAAAAGTGATTTGGAATTTCTAATGTCAGGAAATTATCCAGAAATTCTAGATGAAAATAGTACTGAAGAAAACAATTCTGATTCAAGTACGAATTCAAATCAAGCACCAGAAACACCTGTTGTTAATGAAAAAGATGCTCAGATTATTATTTTAAACGGATCTGGTAAAAATGGAGTTGCTACACGTGCATCTGATCTTTTAAAGATTGAAGATTTTACTATAACAAAAACTGGAAACGCTGATAAATTTTCATATGATGAAACTATAATTTATTATAAGGACAATAAAAAATTAGCTAATTCAGTCAAAAATATTTTAGGCAAAGGGAAAATAGTACAGCAAGCTGAAAAATATCAAAATATAGAGCCAGATGTATTGATTGTAATTGGAAAAGATTTTTAG
- the rsfS gene encoding ribosome silencing factor, producing MNIEESIKLVYKAIDDKQGEDIKILKIGNISSLADYFIITSASNERQVKSITDNIEKELEEHGIFVRAKEGTSSSNWILLDYGDYIIHVFKTEDRQFYNLERLWKDAQEITVEAI from the coding sequence ATGAATATTGAGGAAAGCATAAAATTAGTTTACAAGGCAATTGATGATAAGCAAGGTGAAGATATAAAAATATTAAAAATTGGTAATATTTCATCGCTTGCAGATTATTTCATTATTACAAGTGCATCAAATGAAAGACAAGTTAAATCAATAACAGATAATATTGAGAAGGAACTTGAAGAGCATGGGATTTTCGTAAGAGCTAAAGAAGGAACTTCTAGCTCGAACTGGATACTTTTAGATTATGGAGATTACATTATACACGTATTTAAAACAGAAGATAGACAGTTTTATAATTTGGAAAGACTATGGAAAGATGCACAAGAAATTACAGTAGAAGCTATATAG
- the sdaAB gene encoding L-serine ammonia-lyase, iron-sulfur-dependent subunit beta, whose amino-acid sequence MKKISVFDIIGPIMIGPSSSHTAGALRISLIAYKIFKGTIKEVKFTLYGSFAKTYKGHGTDRALLGGIMGFDTDDDRIRNSFEIADNNNLKYSFVEGETTPEMHPNTVRIDILGEDSSMSLVGESIGGGSVLVRQINGIDVKFTGEYTTIMVQQIDKPGVVAHITKVLSENNINIAFMSLFRESLGEKAFTMLELDEKVSEDILLKLKEHEYIIDTFLISI is encoded by the coding sequence ATGAAAAAAATAAGTGTATTTGATATTATTGGACCTATTATGATAGGACCATCTAGCTCCCATACAGCTGGAGCATTGAGAATTTCTCTAATTGCCTATAAGATATTTAAAGGAACAATTAAAGAAGTGAAGTTTACTCTTTATGGTTCATTTGCAAAGACTTATAAAGGTCATGGTACTGATAGAGCCTTACTAGGTGGAATAATGGGTTTTGATACTGACGATGACAGAATTAGAAATTCATTTGAGATAGCGGATAATAATAATTTGAAATATTCCTTCGTTGAAGGAGAAACTACACCTGAGATGCATCCAAATACAGTTAGAATTGATATTCTAGGTGAGGATTCTTCTATGAGTTTGGTTGGAGAATCAATTGGAGGAGGTAGTGTATTAGTAAGACAGATAAATGGTATAGATGTTAAGTTTACTGGAGAATATACTACTATAATGGTTCAACAAATTGATAAGCCAGGAGTAGTTGCTCATATAACAAAAGTTTTAAGTGAAAATAATATTAACATTGCTTTTATGAGCTTGTTCAGAGAATCTTTGGGAGAAAAAGCTTTTACTATGCTCGAACTAGATGAAAAGGTGTCTGAAGATATATTGCTTAAATTGAAGGAACATGAGTATATAATTGATACTTTTTTAATTTCTATATAA
- the sdaAA gene encoding L-serine ammonia-lyase, iron-sulfur-dependent, subunit alpha has product MKFNNGKELLDLCSKKNLMISDIMIKLEMNNYNKTEDEVFAQMHKSFIIMKNAVHKSLTEDIKSMGGLIGGEAKKLIKQIENNKNISGLTTSKAMAYAMGVLEVNASMGLIVAAPTAGSCGIIPGVLTAIQEAHGFTDEQMTKALFTAAGIGMVVTMNATVAGAEGGCQAETGSAAAMASAAVCELMGGTPKQCLDAAAICIKNIMGLICDPIAGLVEAPCQKRNAIGATNSLISAEMTLAGIDSIIPFDEVVESMYKVGRSMPVELRETALGGVAATATGCTLCSKIFN; this is encoded by the coding sequence ATGAAATTTAATAATGGAAAAGAATTATTGGATTTATGTAGCAAAAAAAATCTGATGATTTCTGATATTATGATTAAGCTTGAAATGAATAACTATAATAAAACAGAAGATGAAGTCTTTGCTCAAATGCATAAGTCATTTATTATTATGAAGAATGCAGTTCACAAATCTTTAACAGAAGATATAAAATCTATGGGTGGATTAATAGGTGGAGAAGCAAAAAAACTTATTAAGCAAATTGAAAACAATAAAAATATTAGCGGACTAACAACGTCAAAAGCTATGGCATACGCAATGGGAGTTTTAGAAGTAAATGCTTCGATGGGGCTTATAGTAGCAGCTCCAACAGCTGGTTCATGTGGTATTATACCTGGAGTTTTAACTGCAATTCAAGAAGCTCATGGTTTTACTGATGAGCAGATGACAAAAGCTCTATTTACAGCTGCTGGAATAGGGATGGTTGTAACGATGAATGCAACTGTTGCTGGGGCCGAAGGAGGTTGCCAAGCTGAAACAGGAAGTGCTGCAGCGATGGCATCTGCCGCAGTTTGTGAACTTATGGGTGGTACACCAAAGCAGTGTCTAGATGCTGCAGCAATATGTATCAAGAATATTATGGGATTAATATGCGACCCAATTGCAGGCTTAGTTGAAGCACCTTGCCAGAAAAGAAATGCTATTGGAGCTACAAATTCTCTTATTAGTGCGGAGATGACTTTAGCAGGTATCGATAGTATAATTCCTTTTGATGAGGTTGTAGAATCTATGTATAAAGTAGGAAGAAGCATGCCTGTAGAACTTAGAGAAACTGCTCTTGGAGGAGTTGCTGCAACAGCTACGGGTTGTACCTTATGTTCAAAAATATTTAATTAA
- a CDS encoding D-alanyl-D-alanine carboxypeptidase family protein: MKTKLCFVYGIITILFFNLFISSSFASPIEPDISAEAAILIEIDSGEILYEKNANAPMYPASTTKIMTALLALEHLNLEDKITVPEDMGPADGSAMYLLPGEVFTVRELLDGLLVKSANDAAVLLARTISGDIQSFATLMNQRAKDIGCTNTSFANPNGLHDPSHTISAHDMALIAREAMKNATFRELVSQVNVTLDETPQTPEKRYFRNTNRFLWSTSKIIYNNEYIPIKYEVVDGIKTGYTGEAGNCLVSSGKKNNIRVISVVFKASGYDVYRDSRLLLDYGFDNFEKKTLIKKDTVLGSQPINYSSQGSLEYGTKEDFVVPYLKSSLPVYNTKIMLNDLKLPISKGDIVGKLVISNDKSTNELTLFALNNVESIFNLNFIKQIFTYNSSSILKYLGYSLSSLFVLFIGFRYYVYCKRKKRLKRKSYRKLY; encoded by the coding sequence ATGAAAACTAAATTATGCTTTGTTTATGGAATTATTACTATATTATTTTTCAATTTATTTATTAGCTCTAGCTTCGCATCTCCCATTGAGCCTGATATATCAGCTGAAGCAGCAATATTAATTGAGATAGATAGTGGAGAAATTCTCTACGAAAAAAATGCTAATGCTCCAATGTATCCAGCATCAACTACAAAAATAATGACAGCACTCTTAGCTCTTGAGCATTTAAATTTAGAAGATAAAATTACAGTCCCTGAAGATATGGGTCCAGCAGATGGAAGTGCTATGTATCTGCTCCCTGGTGAAGTATTCACTGTTAGGGAACTCTTAGATGGTTTATTAGTTAAATCAGCAAATGATGCTGCAGTACTTTTAGCTAGAACTATATCAGGTGATATTCAAAGCTTTGCAACTTTAATGAACCAAAGGGCAAAAGATATAGGCTGTACTAATACAAGCTTTGCAAATCCTAATGGTCTTCATGACCCAAGCCATACAATAAGCGCACATGATATGGCTTTAATAGCTAGAGAAGCTATGAAAAATGCTACTTTTAGAGAGCTTGTGTCACAAGTAAATGTAACTCTTGATGAAACGCCTCAAACCCCAGAAAAAAGATATTTTAGAAATACAAACAGGTTTTTATGGTCTACGAGTAAAATTATTTATAATAACGAATACATACCAATAAAATACGAGGTTGTTGACGGTATTAAAACCGGCTATACAGGAGAAGCAGGCAATTGTTTAGTTTCAAGTGGGAAGAAAAATAATATAAGAGTAATTTCTGTAGTGTTTAAAGCTTCTGGATATGATGTTTACAGGGATTCAAGACTTTTACTTGATTATGGCTTTGATAATTTTGAGAAAAAAACTCTTATAAAAAAGGATACTGTGCTTGGGAGTCAGCCTATAAACTACTCATCTCAAGGAAGCTTGGAATATGGTACTAAAGAAGATTTTGTGGTTCCTTATCTTAAATCTAGTTTACCAGTATATAACACTAAAATTATGTTAAATGATTTAAAACTACCTATTTCCAAGGGGGATATTGTTGGAAAACTAGTTATTAGCAATGATAAATCTACAAATGAACTTACTCTTTTTGCCCTTAACAATGTCGAGTCTATATTTAATCTCAACTTTATTAAACAGATATTTACATATAATTCTTCAAGTATACTAAAATATTTAGGTTATTCATTATCCAGCTTATTTGTTCTATTTATTGGATTTAGATATTATGTTTATTGCAAGAGAAAAAAAAGATTAAAAAGAAAATCTTATCGTAAACTATATTAA
- a CDS encoding helix-hairpin-helix domain-containing protein, with amino-acid sequence MKNKNKYLLITIILVFTLLTVMVINLNANSKEYIIGDTDSSTIQDESIADDAEKENYEQEENSKVTVFVSGEVLNQRVVELEKGKRLIDAVEICGGLTEKADLNAVNLALVLEEEGHYIIPAIGDTNVVNATNLNQMNSSSNLVNINSADIELLKTLPGVGDVLGQRILDKREELGKFTSIDQLNDVSGIGDKKFSDIKDKVTID; translated from the coding sequence ATGAAGAATAAAAATAAATATCTTTTAATAACTATTATTTTAGTATTTACTTTACTTACAGTTATGGTTATAAACCTTAATGCAAATAGCAAGGAATACATCATTGGAGATACTGATAGCTCTACAATTCAAGATGAATCTATAGCTGATGATGCTGAAAAAGAAAATTATGAGCAAGAGGAAAACAGCAAGGTAACTGTTTTTGTAAGTGGAGAAGTTTTAAATCAAAGAGTTGTTGAACTAGAAAAAGGTAAAAGATTAATTGATGCAGTAGAAATATGTGGAGGCCTTACGGAAAAAGCTGACTTAAATGCTGTAAACCTAGCTCTAGTATTAGAAGAAGAAGGACACTATATAATTCCTGCAATAGGAGATACGAATGTAGTTAATGCCACAAATTTAAACCAGATGAATTCATCGTCTAACCTTGTAAATATAAATTCTGCAGATATTGAGCTATTAAAAACACTTCCCGGTGTTGGAGACGTCCTGGGACAGAGAATATTGGATAAAAGAGAAGAGCTAGGCAAATTTACTTCAATTGATCAGCTTAATGATGTATCTGGAATCGGAGATAAAAAATTTTCTGATATTAAAGATAAGGTAACAATAGATTAG
- the tpx gene encoding thiol peroxidase yields MNKRQNIVTMKGNPITLLGNEIKVGDNAPDFTVVDNDLNPFVFSSEPASVKIISVVPSLDTSVCEFQTTHFNETASALGDVKIITISVDLPFAQKRFCVGKGIDKVKVYSDYKDLSFGLNYGFVIEELRLLARGIVVIDKNNKVTYVEYVKEATDHPNYDKAIEEARKLI; encoded by the coding sequence ATGAATAAAAGACAAAATATAGTAACAATGAAAGGCAATCCTATTACTTTACTGGGAAACGAAATAAAAGTGGGAGATAATGCTCCAGATTTTACAGTAGTAGACAATGATTTAAATCCATTTGTTTTTAGTAGTGAGCCAGCTAGTGTAAAAATAATTAGTGTAGTACCATCTCTAGATACTTCAGTATGCGAATTTCAAACTACTCATTTTAATGAAACAGCTTCAGCATTAGGAGATGTAAAAATAATAACTATAAGTGTCGATTTACCATTTGCTCAGAAAAGATTCTGCGTAGGAAAAGGCATAGATAAAGTCAAAGTGTATTCAGATTATAAGGATTTATCATTTGGTTTAAATTACGGGTTTGTTATTGAAGAGCTGAGACTATTAGCAAGAGGGATAGTAGTTATAGATAAAAATAATAAAGTAACATATGTGGAATATGTAAAAGAAGCAACTGACCATCCAAATTATGATAAAGCAATTGAAGAAGCTAGAAAATTAATATAA
- the selD gene encoding selenide, water dikinase SelD, producing the protein MKSVKLTQLTKSAGUAAKIGPKDLAKALEKIPQKYHENLIVGYEHSDDAAVYKIDNDKALIQTLDFFTPVVDDPYLFGSIAAANSLSDIYAMGGKPILAMNIVCFPNCLDMEILGEILRGGYEKVAESGAILVGGHSVEDDEPKYGLSVTGMTNPKNVLTNAGAKEGDLLVLTKPLGSGILNTAIKGDIIEKSHYEEVVKIMSHLNMYAAIPFEKLKVHAVTDITGFGLIGHIVEMAKGSNTTIVIETKTIPVIDGAFDYAKMGIIPAGMYNNREYFEHEVIYQNDKFKSSILCDILYDPQTSGGLLVSLPESEAIEYMKILNSTQAIKCELIGRVTSKKDKYIVLE; encoded by the coding sequence ATGAAAAGTGTAAAATTAACTCAATTAACAAAATCAGCTGGCTGAGCAGCTAAAATAGGGCCAAAGGATTTGGCAAAAGCATTAGAAAAAATTCCACAAAAATACCATGAAAATTTAATCGTAGGCTATGAGCATTCTGATGATGCAGCTGTTTATAAAATAGATAATGACAAGGCATTAATACAAACTCTGGACTTCTTTACACCTGTAGTTGATGATCCATATCTTTTTGGGAGTATAGCTGCAGCAAATTCATTATCAGATATTTATGCTATGGGAGGCAAACCAATCTTAGCTATGAACATTGTTTGCTTCCCAAACTGCTTAGATATGGAGATTCTAGGTGAAATCTTAAGAGGTGGATATGAGAAGGTAGCGGAATCTGGAGCTATTTTAGTGGGAGGTCATTCTGTTGAAGATGATGAACCGAAATATGGTCTTTCTGTTACAGGAATGACAAATCCTAAAAATGTACTTACGAATGCTGGAGCAAAAGAGGGAGACCTACTAGTTTTAACTAAACCTTTAGGAAGTGGTATACTAAATACGGCTATTAAAGGAGATATTATAGAAAAATCTCATTATGAAGAAGTAGTTAAAATAATGAGTCACTTAAATATGTATGCAGCTATACCTTTTGAGAAGCTAAAAGTGCATGCTGTAACAGATATAACAGGATTTGGGCTTATAGGACATATTGTGGAAATGGCTAAAGGTTCAAACACCACTATTGTTATTGAAACAAAAACTATTCCAGTCATTGATGGTGCCTTTGATTATGCGAAAATGGGAATTATTCCAGCTGGAATGTACAACAATAGAGAATACTTTGAGCATGAGGTTATATATCAAAATGATAAATTCAAGTCATCTATTCTATGTGACATTTTATATGATCCTCAGACATCAGGAGGACTTTTGGTAAGCTTGCCGGAGAGTGAAGCTATAGAGTATATGAAAATTTTAAATTCAACTCAAGCAATAAAATGCGAACTAATAGGTAGAGTAACAAGTAAGAAAGATAAATATATAGTACTGGAGTAG